The Porphyrobacter sp. LM 6 sequence GCACGAAGCGCAGCAGGAAACGCCCGAAGGCCTGCGCGCCCTTGCTTGCTTTCTCGGTCAGGTGGAGGCCGATATCGTCGAGCTTCACGATCAGGCCCACAGCGCCATAGACCGCAACGGTCACGGCAACAGCGACCAGCGCCAGCACCGCGCCGCGCATGACCAGGCTTTCGTCGGCGACCTCGGCCAGCGCGATCGCCATGATCTCCGCCGAGAGGATGAAATCGGTACGGATCGCCCCGCCCACCCGCTCGTTCTCGAAAGCGACCGGATCGGTGATTTCGTCTTCAAGCGTCGCGCCATGCTTGGCCGCGCCCAGCTTCTCCATCACCTTCTCGGCGCCCTCGTAGGCAAGGAAGGAGCCCCCGAGCAGCAGCAACCAGACAATCGCCGCCGGCAGGAATTCGGACAGCAAAAGCGCTGCCGGGAGCAGGAAGATGAGCTTGTTCTTGAGGCTGCCCTTGGTGATCTTCCAGATGATCGGCAATTCGCGCGCCGGGGAAAGGCCGGTGACATAGCTCGGCGTCACGGCCGCATCGTCGATGACCACGCCCGCGGTCTTGGTTCCCGCACGCCCTGCGGCGACCGCCACATCGTCGACCGAGGCCGAAGCCGCCTTGGCAATTACCGAAATGTCATCAAGCAGCGCGACAAGTCCTGAAGGCACGGCGAAACCCCTGTTGCGAATCGTTCAACCCAAACCCCTCGCCTGCCCGTCCGGTTCCCTGCCGACAAGACTTGCAATTCATCGCCAAAGCTGTAAGGGGCCGCGCTTCGCATGGGAACCGCCCGGCGATGTATCGAAGAAAGCCGGAGGGGCCCCGCACAACCGGTGCGGATCAGCCAGCGATCGGCAGGGAAGTGAAAGGACGCAGGATGGCGCTCTACGAGCACGTCTTTCTTGCGCGTCAGGATCTGAGCCAGGCTCAGGTTGACGCGCTGGCAGCGCAAGCTACCGAAATCGTCGAGGCCGGCAACGGCAAGGTCACCAAGACCGAAACCTGGGGCCTCAAGTCGCTCGCCTACAAGATCGAGCGTAACCGCAAGGCGCACTTCGTGCTGCTCAACATCGATGCCCCCGGCTCGGTTGTTGCCGAGCTCGAGCGTCAGACCCGTATCAACGAAGACGTCATTCGCTACATGACCATCCGCGTGGAAGAGCACGAGGAAGGCCCGTCGGTGATGATGCGCAAGAACGAACGCGAACGTAAGCGTCGCGAAACCCGTGAGGAGCGCGACTGATGGCCCGCCCGTTTTTCCGCCGCCGCAAGTCCTGCCCGTTCGCGGCCAAGGACGCCCCGAAGATCGATTACAAGGACGTGCGCCTGCTGCAGGGCTTCATGTCCGAGCGTGGCAAGATCGTGCCTTCGCGCATCACCGCCGTTTCGGCGAAGAAGCAGCGTGAACTGGCCCAGGCGATCAAGCGCGCGCGCCAGATCGGTCTGCTGCCCTTCATCGTGAAGTAAGAGGAGAAGGACACATGGATATCATTCTCCTTGAGCGCATCGAAAAGCTCGGCTCGATCGGTGACGTTGTCACCGTGAAGGACGGCTATGCGCGCAACTTCCTGCTGCCGCAGAAGAAGGCTCTCCGCGCCAACGAAGCCAACAAGAAGGTCTTCGAAGCCAACCGCGACCGTCTGGTGGCCGAAAATGCCGCACGTCGTTCCGATGCTGAAGCACAGGGTGCGAAGGTTGCCGGTGCCGAAGTGGTGCTGATCCGCGCTGCCTCGAACGCCGGCCAGCTCTATGGTTCGGTGAGCGTGCGTGACATCGTCGCCGGTCTGGCCGAACAGGGCCACTCGGTCGACAAGCGCATGGTCATCCTCGGCGCGCCGATCAAGACCATCGGCATGCATGACGTGACCGTTGCCCTGCACCCCGAAGTGCGCGTGACCGTGAAGGCCAACGTTGCCCGTTCGGACGACGAAGCCAAGCTGCAGAGCGAAGGCGTCGACGTGCTTGCGGCGATGTTCGAAGACGAACAGCGCGCGATCGAGGAACAGGCCGATGCGACCCGCATCGACACCAGCCTCGAGCCGGGTGAAATCCCCGCCGAACTGCTCGAAGGCGGCGAGGACGCGTAAGCTTCCCGGCCCTTTCAGGCGCAAGACATCAGGGCGCGAAGATCACCATGATCTTCGCGCCCTTCTTGTAAACAGCGTCCGCACGCGCAAAAGTGCTGACACAC is a genomic window containing:
- a CDS encoding DUF808 domain-containing protein, which codes for MPSGLVALLDDISVIAKAASASVDDVAVAAGRAGTKTAGVVIDDAAVTPSYVTGLSPARELPIIWKITKGSLKNKLIFLLPAALLLSEFLPAAIVWLLLLGGSFLAYEGAEKVMEKLGAAKHGATLEDEITDPVAFENERVGGAIRTDFILSAEIMAIALAEVADESLVMRGAVLALVAVAVTVAVYGAVGLIVKLDDIGLHLTEKASKGAQAFGRFLLRFVPKLLTTLSIVGTVAMLWVGGHIIVDSLHKLGWDGLYGPIHAAEHVVHEMAGSAGGVLGWLTATALSAVVGLILGSIIAFVLHKVLGVGAGEGH
- the rpsF gene encoding 30S ribosomal protein S6 encodes the protein MALYEHVFLARQDLSQAQVDALAAQATEIVEAGNGKVTKTETWGLKSLAYKIERNRKAHFVLLNIDAPGSVVAELERQTRINEDVIRYMTIRVEEHEEGPSVMMRKNERERKRRETREERD
- the rpsR gene encoding 30S ribosomal protein S18, producing the protein MARPFFRRRKSCPFAAKDAPKIDYKDVRLLQGFMSERGKIVPSRITAVSAKKQRELAQAIKRARQIGLLPFIVK
- the rplI gene encoding 50S ribosomal protein L9 — encoded protein: MDIILLERIEKLGSIGDVVTVKDGYARNFLLPQKKALRANEANKKVFEANRDRLVAENAARRSDAEAQGAKVAGAEVVLIRAASNAGQLYGSVSVRDIVAGLAEQGHSVDKRMVILGAPIKTIGMHDVTVALHPEVRVTVKANVARSDDEAKLQSEGVDVLAAMFEDEQRAIEEQADATRIDTSLEPGEIPAELLEGGEDA